Sequence from the Armatimonadota bacterium genome:
ACGAGACCCTGCTCTTCCAGGAATCGCGGAAGCAAGGGATAACGGTATCAGAAGCCGAGCTCGACCAGCGTGTGGCGAGCATACGGAAGAAGCTTGGCACGGAAGACGACTTGGCGCGCTACCTGGCAAGCCAGGAGCTCACCGAACCAGGCCTGCGGAACAAGCTGCGGGTCAAGTTCCTGGTGGAGAAGATGCTGGGCGCGAAGGCGACGGTGACGGACGGGGAAGTAAAGGACATCTACGAGAAGAACAAGGCCTCCTTTGACACCCCGGAAACCGTAACGCTGCGCATGATCCTCACCGCCACGAAGGAGAGATCGGAGCAAGCCATCAAGCGGCTGGACAAGGGTGAGAGCTTCGCGCAGGTGGCGAAGACGGTGTCCGAGCACACCTTGAGCGCGCAGAACGGCGGCCTCATCGGCAAGCGCAGCAGGGCGAGCCTGCCGCCGCCCCTGGCCGCGGCGGCTTTCCAGACCGAGGTCGGCGCCCACACGCAGCCGATAGGGATGGAGGACGGCTACTACATCCTGAAGGTCGAGGAGCGCACGGCCGCCAAGAGCCCAAGCTTCGACGACGTCAAAGCAGTCATCCGCGAGAACCTGCAGGAGTCCAGGCTCCTGCAGGCGTTCGTGGCGTGGCTTAAGGAAGCGCACGACAACGCCTCCATCGAGCGGAAGTGGCACCCGTAGCCGCACCCGCCAGTTCACCGTCCAATCGGGCTTCGGTCCTGACCACAGGTCGAGGCTTGCCATAACCCGGCTTGCGGCCGTTCGCGGCCCAGTCGAAGGAGGGTGTGATGGCCAAGGCGACGGGAGCCATCAAGACGGGTGTCATCGGCGCCGGCCGCATGGGCGCGGGATTCCACGCGGACCATCTGGCGCGCACCCGCAAGTTTGAGCTGACGGCGATCTGCGATACCGACGACGCCGTGCTGGCGAGAGCCAAGCGCAGGTTCAAGGTTCCCACCTACGCCTCGCTGGAGGAGGTGCTTGGACAGGCCGACGTCGAGCTGGTGGTGATCGCAACGCCGACCATCCTCCACGCCGAACAAGCGATGCTGGCGCTGCGCGCGGGCAAGCATGTCGTCGTCGAGGCGCCGCTGTGCCTGACCGCGCGCGACGCCGACGCCTTGGCGAGCGCGACGCGCCAGTATCGGCGCAAGCTGGCGGTCTTCCACCGGCACCGGTGGGATTCGGACTTCCTGACCCTGCACAAGACGCTGCAGTCCGACAAGCTGGGCGCGGTGTTTGCGCTCCAGCGCCGCGTCAGCGTGTCCGCCTCGGCGTGGGCGCCGGCGACGGATTCACAGACGCCGTGGCGGCTGGCGCGCGCCGCCGGGGGGGGCATCGGCTACGACTGGGGCTACCACCTGGTGGACCAGGTGCTGCAGCTGGTGCCGAGCGAGCCCGAGATCATCTTCGGCGACGCCCAGGCGCGGAAGCTGACCACCGAGGTGGACGACCATTTCACCTGCCTGATACGCTTTCGCAACCGCACCCTGGCGCTGCTGGAGGCCAGCGCCTGCGCGCGTGCCCGTGCCGCATCCTGGTCGGTGCTCGGCACCAAGGGCAGCCTGCAAGGCGACGAGCGCAAGCTCAAGGGCGAGGCTGGGCGCGACGCGCACGCGAAGGAGTTCGTTCCCCGCATGGCGAAAGGAGATCCGGCGGGATTCTATGCTAACCTGCATAAGGCGATCACGACGGGCGAGGAGCTGGAGGTCACGCTCGGGCAGGCGCGCCAAGTGGTGCTGATAATCGAGGCCGCATATCGCTCCAGCCGCATCGGCTGTGCGGTGCGGCTGACCGGCTTCGAATGAGTCGCGGCTTCACGCGCACACTCTTCCCCCATTGGAGGTGATTCCGTGGCGAAAAGGCAGTTGAACGTCGGCCTGATCGGCTACAAGTTCATGGGTGCCGCCCACTCCAACGCTTACCGCCAGGTTGGGCGCTTCTTCGACCTGCCGGTCGAGGTCGTGATGAAGGCCATCGCCGGGCGCGACGCGGTGGCGGTGCGAGCGGCGGCGGCGAAACTCGGGTGGCAGGAATACGAGACCGACTACCGGCGGCTGGTCAAGCGCCCCGACATTGACCTGGTGGACATCACCTCCGCTAACAACGCCCACGCGGAGATGGCGATCGCCGCCGCGCGCGCGGGCAAGCACGTGTTCTGCGAAAAGCCGCTGGCGATGGACCTGGCGGAGGCGCGGCGCATGGTGCGGGCGGTCGAACGCGCGGGCGTCAAGCACGCGGTCTGCTTCAACTATCGCGCCGCGCCCGCGGTCACGCTCGCGCGCCGGATCATTGACGAGGGGCGCATCGGCCGCATCTTCCACTGGCGCGCGCAGTACCTTCAGGACTGGATCGTGGACCCCAAGTTCCCGCTGGTGTGGAGACTGCAGAAGGAGGTCGCGGGATCGGGGGCGCACGGCGACCTCGCCGCGCACCTGATAGACCTCGCGCACTACCTGGTGGGGGACATCGCCCAGGTCGTGGGCGACATGACCACCTTCATCAAGCAGCGCCCCCGCCTCAAGGGCACCGCCGGCGGTTTGCGCGCCCGCAAGGCGGCGGGGAAGGGCCGGGTCACCGTGGACGACGCCAGCGCCTTCTTGGCACGTTTCGCCGATGGCGCCATGGGCACCTTCGAGGCGACCCGCTTCGCCCCCGGGCGCAAGAACCACAACTGCTTCGAGATCAACGGCAGCAAGGGCAGCCTGCGCTTCTGCCTGGAGCGCATGAACGAACTCGAGTTCTACGACGGCGGCGACCCCGCCCACCTGCAGGGCTTCCGCACCATTCTCGTCACCGATCCCAGCCACCCCTACATCGGCGCCTGGTGGCCGCCCGGGCACATCATCGGCTACGAGCACACCTTCGTCCACACGGTGTACAACGTCATCACCGCCATTTCCCAGGACCGGCTGCCCAGCCCCAACTTCCACGACGGGCTGAGGTGCCAGGCGGTGTTGGAGGCGGTATCCAACTCCGTCGCCAGCGGCGGGTGGGAGAAGGTGCCAAGGTCTAGGGTGTGACCGCCGAGCGTTGGTGTGCGCACCACCATGTAGCATAGCCGTTTTCCAATCCGGATGGCTAGGCCCTTCGGGCCGCCATGGCGGGCCGATCAGGCGGCCCTAGCCATTCATCGGGGCCCCCGGCTGTGAGACGCCATGAAAGTCATCTACGAGCGCGAAACCGATACCCTCACCATGATCCCGGCCGAGGCGCCGGTGGCAGAGAGCGACGAACTGCGCGACGGTCTGGTTATAGACTATGATCGCGCGGGGCACATCGTCTCGCTGGAGGTGATGGACGCCTCCGAGCACGTTGCCGAACCGGCCTCCATCGCGTTCGAACTGAAGGAGCCGGCGGCCCGCTGAGGTGTTATGCGATTGGGCGACACGGAAGTCGGGCGCATGTGGGACGACAACGCGGACGCATGGACGCTGCTGGCGCGCGCGGGATGTGACGTATATCGCGACCAGCTCAACACCCCCGCGTTCCTGGCGATGCTCCCCGATGTCGAGGGCTTGCGCGGGCTGGACATCGGGTGTGGGGAAGGCTGCAACACGCGCCTGGTCTCGAAGCGCGGGGCCAGGATGACCGGCATTGACATCGCGCCGAAGTTCGTTTACCATGCGCGCGCGAAAGAATCCGAGGAGCCGCTCGGCGTCAGCTATGTCGCGGGAACCGGCAGCAGGCTGCCGTTCGGCTCCGCTTCGTTTGACTTCGCCGTGGCCTTTATGAGCCTGATGGATATGGCCGACCAGGACAACGCCGTGCGCGAAGCCCGTCGCGTGCTGCGACCGGGGGGATTCCTGCAGTTTTCGATCATTCATCCGTGCTTCAACACCCCGCGTCTTGCATGGATTCACGATGAGTCGGGCGAGCGTGTTGCCGTGGCGTGCGGGGATTACTTCGCAGACCAACGTGGGCGCGTTGACGAATGGCTGTTTGGCGCGGCTCCCGCAGACGTGAAAGCAAACCTGCGGAAGTTCCGTGTGCCGAGATTCATGCGAACGCTCAGCAGTTGGATGAACCTGCTGATTGATGCCGGATTCACGCTGGAAAGAGTCGAAGAGCCGTGCGCTGACGAGGAGACAGCCCGCCGCTGCCCGGAGGTAGCGGACACCCGGATCGTCGCTTACTTTCTTCACGTGCGGTGCAGGAAGAGGCAGTGAGACGATTAGGGGTTTCGGAGACAGCAGGATTGTCGGCCTTGAGGAGGAATAGACGGGCGACGTTCAGCCGGTACATGTCGAGGAGGTAAGACTAGCATGAAGATCGGCGTTTTCACGGCTTTGTTCGGCCAGCAGCCGCTGGAGCAGGCGTTGGACTACATCGCGGCCTCGGGAGTCGAGGCGGTCGAGATCGGCACCGGCAACTACCCCGGCAACCCGCACTGCGACGCCAAGGCGCTGCTCGCCAGCGCCCCCAAGCGCAAGGAGTTCCTGAAGGCGATCGAGAGCCGCGGGCTGATCCTGAGCGGCCTGTCCTGCCACGGCAACCCATTGCACCCAAGCAAGCGCATCGCCAAGGAGCATCACGACGTTCACCGCCTGACGGTGCAGCTTGCCGCCAAGCTGGGCGTCGAGCGCGTCATCGGCTTCTCCGGCTGCCCGGGCGACGGCGAGCGCGCCAAGGCGCCCAACTGGGTCACCTGCCCCTGGCCGCCGGACTTCACCGAAGTCGTGGAGTGGCAGTGGAAGGAGAAGGTCGTCCCCTACTGGAAGGCCGAGGCGGCCTACGCCAGGAAGCACGGCATCAAGCTGTGCTTCGAGATGCACCCGGGGTTCGTGGTTTACAACCCGGAGACCATGCTGCGCCTGCGCGACGCCTGCGGCGACAATGTGGGCGCCAATTTCGACCCGAGCCACCTGTTCTGGCAGGGCATTGACCCCACCGCGGCGATCCGCATGCTCAAGGACTGCATCTTCCATGTCCATGCCAAGGACGCGCGCATTGATGCCTGGAACACCCGCGTCAACGGCGTCCTCGACACCAAAGGCTATGGGCGCGAAGCCGACCGTTCGTGGATCTTTCGCACCGTCGGCTACGGCCACAGCTACGAGGTGTGGAAGGACATCGTCAGCCACCTGCGCATGGTGGGCTATGACTACGTGCTCAGCATCGAGCACGAGGACAGCCTGATGAGCGTCAACGAGGGCTTCCAGAAGGCGGTAACTTTCCTGAAGCAGGTGGTGATCTCGGAGTCGCCGACGGCGATGTGGTGGGCGTGAGCGCGCTGGGCGCGGGCGGCGCCCTCCATACGGGAATCGGCAAGCGGCGGGTCGCAGCGGTGCTGCGGCCCGTCTGCGCGTTCGCCGCCTCCGAGGAGGTGCGGCCAAAGCGCGCGCAACCCGCGATGCACACTGCCCGCGCCCACTGCGCGCTACGCACGCAGGGGCTCCGTTTCTGGCTGTCAAGACAATCCGCCGCGTGGGCTGCGCCTCAACGCCTGTCCCTTTCAGGGCTACTTCGCTCGACGAAGTGGCTAGGTCTTCGACCGCCATCCCGGCCGCAGGTGGCTAGGTGGCTCCGCCACCGCCACGGCGGTCTGCAGCGCAGACCTAGCCGCCTAGGGACTAGGCTTCGAAGCCCGCGAAGGCGGGGATGTTCGCGGAGCGTGGGGACTGGGCAACCAACTCCTCCCCCCTTCCAGGGGGAGGACTGAGGTGGGGGTGGCAGGCACGGCGTTTTCACCCTCACCCAACCTCCCCCTCGCAGGGGGAGGGGTTGCAATCGCGCATCCGGGTGCCCGGGCGCGCGGCCCCTTCGACAGGCCCCTAAGCCCGCTGGGCCGGGGTGGCGGTCGCGGCGCGACCTAGCCAACTCAGGGCAGGCTCTGAAGCGCCTCGACCTTGATGCGCCCTTCCGCCCCTTCCACGTGGCCGGGGCGGCAGCCATTGCGGTAGCCCCGCCCAACGGGGCGCTGGTAGCGCTCCCGATCCACAACATCGCGCTGCTCGGATTCCAGCACCTCCTGCAACACTACGCGTGCGGCCCCCAGAAACGCCGAGGCTTGCCCGCCTTCGGAGGGTCGGCGATTCCTCCTCTTCGATTCCTTGGCGCAGAAACTCGTGCAGGGCCTGGCGCAAATGCGCGCTGGGTGCTATCCTCTGGTCCGGCATGGGTGTTCCTTTCCCCGACCCGTCGAGGTGGCTTGCTCGCCATACGGATAACCCATGCCCTTCCGTTTTTGCAGCATCATAGTGACATCACCCACCACCAGGTTCGTATCACGCCCCCGGTGATGCGGTCAGCGCACGCGGATGATGACACGAGCGGAAACGCCTGGGACCATGCGCAGGCCCTGGCTGTCGAGGCTCAACTGCACGGCGATCTCGGCCGCGCTGCCGGCGGGTCGCTCGCGGCCGCCGGAGGAAGAGGACGAAGGATTGCGCGCGACCGCGACATCGCCCACCGTAGTCACGCGCCCCCGGAAGACGCGGCGACCGTAAGGCCCCATGGTGATGGTGGCAGGCTGTCCGGGCTTGATGCGGGCGATCTGATACTCGGAGAAGGGGGCTTTCACCCAGCAAGGCTTGTCGCGATCGAGCAGCGCGAACAGGGGCGCGCCGCGGGTCGCCAGCTCGCCGCGATGGGCGTGGGCGGCGACGACGACGCCGGAGAAGGGGGAGCGGATATCGCTCGCGGCGAGCGCACTGCGCGCCGCCGCGAGCGCGGCTGCGGCCCGCTCGACCTGGGCCCGCGCCGCCGCCACGTTCTCCTCGGCGGGGCGGATGGTTGCGGAGACGCCGGCCGTCCGCGCGAGGTCGGCGGCCGACCGCTGCAGCTCGGCCTGGCGCCGCCCGATCTCTTGGCGCGAGGCTGTGGCCTGATATTCCCCGGCCTTGGCCAGCGCGAGGGCCGCATCCAGTGAGGCGACGCGCTGCCGAGCGGCCTCCACCACGTGCTGCTGGCTTCCGCTTTCCACCCGCTTCAGCCGCTCCCGCGCCGCCTCCAGCCGCGCCTGACCGATCGCCAGCGAAAACCGAGCGGCCTCCAGCTCACTGGCGGGGATGAAACCACGTTCCTGAAGACGCTGCGCGCGGTCGAAGTCGCTTTGCGCCTTGCCGGCCACTGCCTCCGCCTCGGCGAGGTCGGCGCGCGCCTGGGCGATCAGCTCGGGCCGGCTTTTCTCCACCAGTTCGAGTTCCGCGCGCGCTTGGGCCAGCTCGGCCTGCGCCTGGCGCACGCGCTCGGATTGGCTCACCCCCTGGTAGCGCGAAGTGGTTCCCGCCTGGTCGAGGGAGACCTGCGCCGATCGCACCTGGGCCCGCGCCTGTGCGGCGTCGGCCGCCGCCTGGCGGCGGCCGACCTGCAGTTCCGCCGCCGCCTGCTCCGCGGCGGCCTGGGCCGCCGCCAATCCCGCCTCGGCCTGCCGCGCTTGCGCCGCCAGCATGTCGCGATCGAGGCGCGCCAGCAGTTGCCCGGCGCGCACGTGCTCCCCGGTGCGGACGCGGATTTCGGTGACCGTGGCTTCGGCCGGGGAGGCGATGGTGACCGTATCCCCCTCCACCATCGCCACGGAAGTGGAGACGTAGGCGACGGACCGCCACCAGGAGCGCGCGACGAGCAGCAGAGCGGCGGCCACCGCCGCGCCCAGCAGGAAGCCGAGGCGGCGCCTCCACGGCCCGGGCTGCGCCCGCTGCTCCGGCCGCGCCGGACGGCGGCGCGTCTGGTCCGGCTCCTGTTGCGCGCGGCCGAAGAAGAATCCTGGTGAATAGCGGTCTGGATTATGTCTCACTGTCTAACACCGCTTGGCTGGCGGGATCAAGCGCGCCCGGATCCGGGATCTCGAAACGGGTGCCCTCGACGTCCTGGATCAGGATGCGGCCATCGGCCAGGGTGCGAATCTGCTCGCGGTCCGCCAACTCGAAGATAGTGAATCCGCGGTCGGTCTCGACCTCCCAGCGGGAGGCGCCGAAGGTCTCCTCCACCCGGTAGATACGGGTGATGCAGGGGGTGAAGTAAACGCGCGCGAGCTCTTCCTCCAACAGCAGGCGGCTCTCGGGGTCGAGGCGCTCGGGGTCGCGGATGAGGGCGACCTCACGCCCGCGCTCGCCCAGGAAGCCGACGAAGTTCGCGCGTTGAGAGATGGGATATGCGGCCGCGACCCGCACATCCGCAAACTCCCGCTCGCTGTCCACCAGCAGGCGCAGGTGTCGGAATTGGTCTCGCCGCAGTCGCACTCGCTCCGGGCTGAGAATCTCCTCCCGATAGGGCGAGAGCTCGAGGGGCGGTGATGATCGCTTGGGGTTCATCTCACCATGCCCTGATCTTGGAGAGTTCGGATTGCATATGGCACAAGCGGCTGTAAAGCCCGCCGCTGGCGATCAGCTCGTCGTGCGCGCCTATCTCCGCCAGCTCACCCTGCTCAAGCACGATCAGGCGATGCGCCTTGCGCAAGGTGGACAGGCGGTGGGCGATGGCGAAGGTGGTGCGGTTCTCCACCAGGCGCTCGATCGCTTTCTGGATCTGCACCTCGGTCTCGGTATCCACCGAGGCGGTGGCCTCATCGAGGATGAGGATGCACGGGTCGCGCAGGATCGCCCGCGCGATCGAGATGCGCTGGCGCTCGCCGCCGGACATGGTCTGCCCCCGCTCGCCGATGACGGTGTCATAGCCGTCGAGCAGCGCCATGATGAAGTCGTGGGCGTTGGCGGCGCGGGCGGCGGCGACGATCTCTTCGGGCGAGGCCTCCGGCTTGGCGTAGGCGATGTTGGCGGCCACCGTTCCGTGAAAGAGAAATGGCTCCTGGAGCACCACCCCGATCTGCTCCCGCAGCGAGCGCAGGGAGAGCTCCCGGATATCGTGGCCGTCAATCAGGATCGCCCCCGAGTCTACATCGTAGAAGCGGCAGATGAGATGCACCAGGGTGCTCTTACCGGCGCCGCTGGGTCCCACCAGGCCGATCATCTCCCCCGGCTTGACGTGAAAGCTGACCCCGTCGAGGGCATAGCGCCCCGGCTCGTAGCCGAAGCGCACCTCGCGGAACTCGACCTCGCCCTTGATGCCGGGCAGCACCGTCGCCCCCGGGGCCTCGGGCACCTCGGGCGTGGCATCGAGCACCTCGAAAACCCGTTCCGCCGATGTGGCTGCATTCTGGAGGCGGTGGTTGATCTGCCCCAGGTTCGTCACCGGCTGGTAGAACTGCACGAGGTACCCGAGAAACGCAACCAGAGAGCCCAGTGTCAAGCGCCCGTCGGGCTGAGTCAGCATCAGATACCCGCCTAAGCCAAGGACCAGCGTTGAGCCGAGCGAGGTCAGGAAGCCGATGCTGGGAAAGAACAGCGAGCCCAGGCGCGTTGCGCGCAGCTCCTGGTCGAAAAGATCCGCGCTGCTGGCCTCGAAGCGACGGGATTCCCGCGGCTCCTGGGCGAAGGACTTGACCACCCGGATCCCCGGGATGGTGTCCGCGAGCACCGCGCTGATGCGGGACATCCGCCGCCAGATCTTGTGATAGAGATGATGGATGCGCCGGCCGAACCAGTAGGCCCCGACCGTAATCAGGGGGATCGGCACCAGCGCAATCACCGCCAGCCGCGGGTCGAGCCAGAACAGCAGCCCGCAGATCAAGACCATGGTAACCACATTGACGATGATGTCCTGCAGCCCCTCGGCGATGAAGGTCTGCAAGCGCACGATGTCACTGGTCACCCGCGCCATGATGTGCCCGGTCTGATGGCGGTTGTAGTAGCTGAGGGTAAGCAACTGGAGATGATCGAACACCTGGGTGCGCAGGTCGTACATCAGGTGATTGCCGACCAACTGCATGACGTAGGTGCGGCCCACTCCGATCGCCGCCGTGCCCAAGGCCACCGCGATCAAGGCGACGATCACGACCAAGAGGCGGTTGAGGTCGTTGCCCCCAATCACATCATCAATCAGGTACTTCGTGAGGTAGGTGGGCACCAGACGCAGCGCGGCGAGAGCGAGGGTGCCCGCCAGGCCCACCACCGCCAGCCAGCGATAGGGGTAGATATAGGAAAACAGGCGAACGACCAGTTTCCCTCGCTGCAGGCAGTTAAGACATGTCTGCGACCGGCGGGGCAGCACCCGGCCACACTTCGGGCAACGACCGGCTGACGCGTCGAATCGAGGAGGCGCTTGGCGAGCGGCAGCCGCCTCGCCGTTCTTGTTTTGTGCGTTGCCGCGCGCGATCTGCTCCAGCGAGAAACACATCGAGGCCGCTTCCGCTCGAAACCCCCGCGTGAAGCGCACCAGCTCCAGCCCTTGCTCCGGGATTGTGACCTCGAGCGTCCCGCTCGACACGAAATCCCGAATCCGGCACCCGGTGATCTGATCGGTCGCCAGCTCCAACTCAACCTCGGCGCCCTGTCCATCCACGGGCGCCACCACCAGTAGGCGCTGCGGCGTGAGAAAGGCCCAGCGCTCCCCGTAGCTCCCGTCCCGGAGCAGGTCGGCGCACAGTGACGCGTCCACTCGCTCGTCAGGCCGGAGCAAACCCTCCAGCCAGGAACGAACATCGTCCGGAAGATTGTTGGGGTGCCCCTGCGCCTGCTCGAACGCAGACGAAGAGTCGCCCGTGCTCTCTTCGCTCATCGGTCGGCGACCTCGCTCACCTCAGCCGGGAACCGTCATCCCGTGCCCGCAGCGCCAGGGGAATCGGAGGAGTCGGGGCCAGTGGGGGTATCTCCCGTCGGGGTCTCCTCGCTCAGCAC
This genomic interval carries:
- a CDS encoding sugar phosphate isomerase/epimerase, encoding MKIGVFTALFGQQPLEQALDYIAASGVEAVEIGTGNYPGNPHCDAKALLASAPKRKEFLKAIESRGLILSGLSCHGNPLHPSKRIAKEHHDVHRLTVQLAAKLGVERVIGFSGCPGDGERAKAPNWVTCPWPPDFTEVVEWQWKEKVVPYWKAEAAYARKHGIKLCFEMHPGFVVYNPETMLRLRDACGDNVGANFDPSHLFWQGIDPTAAIRMLKDCIFHVHAKDARIDAWNTRVNGVLDTKGYGREADRSWIFRTVGYGHSYEVWKDIVSHLRMVGYDYVLSIEHEDSLMSVNEGFQKAVTFLKQVVISESPTAMWWA
- a CDS encoding DUF2283 domain-containing protein, translated to MKVIYERETDTLTMIPAEAPVAESDELRDGLVIDYDRAGHIVSLEVMDASEHVAEPASIAFELKEPAAR
- a CDS encoding efflux RND transporter periplasmic adaptor subunit; amino-acid sequence: MRHNPDRYSPGFFFGRAQQEPDQTRRRPARPEQRAQPGPWRRRLGFLLGAAVAAALLLVARSWWRSVAYVSTSVAMVEGDTVTIASPAEATVTEIRVRTGEHVRAGQLLARLDRDMLAAQARQAEAGLAAAQAAAEQAAAELQVGRRQAAADAAQARAQVRSAQVSLDQAGTTSRYQGVSQSERVRQAQAELAQARAELELVEKSRPELIAQARADLAEAEAVAGKAQSDFDRAQRLQERGFIPASELEAARFSLAIGQARLEAARERLKRVESGSQQHVVEAARQRVASLDAALALAKAGEYQATASRQEIGRRQAELQRSAADLARTAGVSATIRPAEENVAAARAQVERAAAALAAARSALAASDIRSPFSGVVVAAHAHRGELATRGAPLFALLDRDKPCWVKAPFSEYQIARIKPGQPATITMGPYGRRVFRGRVTTVGDVAVARNPSSSSSGGRERPAGSAAEIAVQLSLDSQGLRMVPGVSARVIIRVR
- a CDS encoding ABC transporter ATP-binding protein is translated as MSEESTGDSSSAFEQAQGHPNNLPDDVRSWLEGLLRPDERVDASLCADLLRDGSYGERWAFLTPQRLLVVAPVDGQGAEVELELATDQITGCRIRDFVSSGTLEVTIPEQGLELVRFTRGFRAEAASMCFSLEQIARGNAQNKNGEAAAARQAPPRFDASAGRCPKCGRVLPRRSQTCLNCLQRGKLVVRLFSYIYPYRWLAVVGLAGTLALAALRLVPTYLTKYLIDDVIGGNDLNRLLVVIVALIAVALGTAAIGVGRTYVMQLVGNHLMYDLRTQVFDHLQLLTLSYYNRHQTGHIMARVTSDIVRLQTFIAEGLQDIIVNVVTMVLICGLLFWLDPRLAVIALVPIPLITVGAYWFGRRIHHLYHKIWRRMSRISAVLADTIPGIRVVKSFAQEPRESRRFEASSADLFDQELRATRLGSLFFPSIGFLTSLGSTLVLGLGGYLMLTQPDGRLTLGSLVAFLGYLVQFYQPVTNLGQINHRLQNAATSAERVFEVLDATPEVPEAPGATVLPGIKGEVEFREVRFGYEPGRYALDGVSFHVKPGEMIGLVGPSGAGKSTLVHLICRFYDVDSGAILIDGHDIRELSLRSLREQIGVVLQEPFLFHGTVAANIAYAKPEASPEEIVAAARAANAHDFIMALLDGYDTVIGERGQTMSGGERQRISIARAILRDPCILILDEATASVDTETEVQIQKAIERLVENRTTFAIAHRLSTLRKAHRLIVLEQGELAEIGAHDELIASGGLYSRLCHMQSELSKIRAW
- a CDS encoding class I SAM-dependent methyltransferase produces the protein MWDDNADAWTLLARAGCDVYRDQLNTPAFLAMLPDVEGLRGLDIGCGEGCNTRLVSKRGARMTGIDIAPKFVYHARAKESEEPLGVSYVAGTGSRLPFGSASFDFAVAFMSLMDMADQDNAVREARRVLRPGGFLQFSIIHPCFNTPRLAWIHDESGERVAVACGDYFADQRGRVDEWLFGAAPADVKANLRKFRVPRFMRTLSSWMNLLIDAGFTLERVEEPCADEETARRCPEVADTRIVAYFLHVRCRKRQ
- a CDS encoding Gfo/Idh/MocA family oxidoreductase, whose product is MAKRQLNVGLIGYKFMGAAHSNAYRQVGRFFDLPVEVVMKAIAGRDAVAVRAAAAKLGWQEYETDYRRLVKRPDIDLVDITSANNAHAEMAIAAARAGKHVFCEKPLAMDLAEARRMVRAVERAGVKHAVCFNYRAAPAVTLARRIIDEGRIGRIFHWRAQYLQDWIVDPKFPLVWRLQKEVAGSGAHGDLAAHLIDLAHYLVGDIAQVVGDMTTFIKQRPRLKGTAGGLRARKAAGKGRVTVDDASAFLARFADGAMGTFEATRFAPGRKNHNCFEINGSKGSLRFCLERMNELEFYDGGDPAHLQGFRTILVTDPSHPYIGAWWPPGHIIGYEHTFVHTVYNVITAISQDRLPSPNFHDGLRCQAVLEAVSNSVASGGWEKVPRSRV
- a CDS encoding peptidyl-prolyl cis-trans isomerase, with translation MRSHWLTVFVIAFGAIAVGAAAAEDVVVVVNGESITREALAHRLLDLGTTWQAPLEEMVNETLLFQESRKQGITVSEAELDQRVASIRKKLGTEDDLARYLASQELTEPGLRNKLRVKFLVEKMLGAKATVTDGEVKDIYEKNKASFDTPETVTLRMILTATKERSEQAIKRLDKGESFAQVAKTVSEHTLSAQNGGLIGKRSRASLPPPLAAAAFQTEVGAHTQPIGMEDGYYILKVEERTAAKSPSFDDVKAVIRENLQESRLLQAFVAWLKEAHDNASIERKWHP
- a CDS encoding DUF1854 domain-containing protein — its product is MNPKRSSPPLELSPYREEILSPERVRLRRDQFRHLRLLVDSEREFADVRVAAAYPISQRANFVGFLGERGREVALIRDPERLDPESRLLLEEELARVYFTPCITRIYRVEETFGASRWEVETDRGFTIFELADREQIRTLADGRILIQDVEGTRFEIPDPGALDPASQAVLDSET
- a CDS encoding Gfo/Idh/MocA family oxidoreductase; this translates as MAKATGAIKTGVIGAGRMGAGFHADHLARTRKFELTAICDTDDAVLARAKRRFKVPTYASLEEVLGQADVELVVIATPTILHAEQAMLALRAGKHVVVEAPLCLTARDADALASATRQYRRKLAVFHRHRWDSDFLTLHKTLQSDKLGAVFALQRRVSVSASAWAPATDSQTPWRLARAAGGGIGYDWGYHLVDQVLQLVPSEPEIIFGDAQARKLTTEVDDHFTCLIRFRNRTLALLEASACARARAASWSVLGTKGSLQGDERKLKGEAGRDAHAKEFVPRMAKGDPAGFYANLHKAITTGEELEVTLGQARQVVLIIEAAYRSSRIGCAVRLTGFE